ATTGAAGTGTGCGACCTGCCGGAGCGTTGGGGACTGTTATACGCACAAGGGCGCAGCGTGCTCGACGTGCTGCGCCCAACAGGAAACGGATGGCCGTCGCCGGGTTCAGCGTTCAGCGACTGGCACGCGTTTCAACACAAGGCCGACGTCGATGCGGAGCGTGGCGTCCTGTTCTCGATAGCACGGCGGCGATCGTTGTCACGGTCAGATGAGCAGTACGAAAAGCGGTTGCAAGAGGAAACTCGACGTGGCGACCGGCTCGCGCGAGAAAACGCCGAGTTGGCCGAGAAGGTGCGAAAGCTGGAACTCGATCTGTATTTGGCCGAGCGCGGACTTCAAGCGGGCAAGCAAGGCCCGGCCGAGTTGAAGGCTGCGATACGTCGAAAGATTGCATAGGAAATTCGCCGCCACGCGCGGCATTGGAAAGTGCGGAGATTAAAATGAATTTGAAATATAGCGCTGCGTTCAGCTTTGCAGTTCTCGTGTTTTGTTCGCTCGTGTCGAGCAAGCTCGATATTGGCACTGGCTTCTTGATGATCGTTTCCTTCGCTGCACTCAACGGTTGGTTTTTTATCTACAACCTATGTCGGTATTTCGAGGCGATCATCGCGCTGCGCACCGATATCGACGCGAAATCAAGTTCGGCAAGCGCGTCGAGCACCTGACCACGGAAAATTCGCCGGCGCGGCCGGCACTAGAAATCGGAACACTCGCGATGGCTGGTGATCGGGAAAAATGAACCAAGTAATGAAACGGAATCTGTTCATCGCTGTGGCCGGCGTCGCGGTCTTTGCGACTCTACTGCCGGTGGCAACATGGGTTGGGCGTACAGCGGGGCGTGAGGACGGCAAACGGGCCATCGAGCGCGTTCAGCTCGTCTGGCCGTCCATTCTCTCGATGCCGACCGAGGATCGTGCGCTTATCGCTTCGCTTGGTATGCAATGTCGTTTACAAGACCGGCCGCTGGTCGCCAATGAGGTTATCGCGTGCTTGCGTGATGCCGCGGCAGATCCCGATACGAATTTCCCTACCGGTGTCGACAGAAGAGCAGCGCAAGCACGTTTGAACGAGCTGTTGCGCTTGCGACAGCATACGTGAGGATGGTGATGGGAAAGAAAGCCACGACGGGCGAAAGCGGATTGCCTGACGGCAGGTACATGGCGAAGTGCCGAGAGCGAAACGCTATAGCCGCCGGAATGAATGGTCATAGCTTGGTATGGCCGACCGCGATATTGCGGGTAGCTAATGGAATCGCGATATTCGAGCGAGATGGAGTTAAAGTGTGGTCGTGCAACGCGATGTATGCCGCCACCCACTTTGAAATTGAGGATGTCTGAAATATAAGCCGCTGCTTCGGCTTCGTCGGGTATGTCGATATGTCTATCATTGGCGCGACGCGATTAGATCAATCAATCGCTAAAAGGATAGACATAACGAATTACAAAAAATATAATAGACCCATAAATGACGAACAACAGGAGCAGAGATGAAAAACACTTTTCGGGCGGTCAGCGACGCCGATTCGGTTGATATCCCGGCAGGCATTGCGCGGAGCGCACGCTACAGCCGGGCAGTCGCAATCGCAGAGCGCGAGATCGTCCCGGTTCCGCAAGAGTTTGCCAACGAGTGCCGGTTTCGCGTTCCCGTTGCCATGACCAGCTCAGCATGGGAAGAGTGCGTTGAGTGGGCCGAGGCCGGTACTTCGGACGTCGTATGGGACGTTCTCTTTGCTGCCCTGGGCGCAATTCGCTCGAAGACGAGCAAGGCGCGTAGCGCGGACTTCGCGGTGCTGAGGGTCGCCACCGGGCAGAGCGAGGCCACGCCCGTCTCGCTGCGCGCAGAAGTCGAGGCCGATGACGAAGGCCAGCCCGCGCTCACCATCTATCTGGCAAGTGAATGATCACCCACGCTTGCGGCCACGACGGCCGCAGGCGCTCGCGAGGAACCCAAAATGCTCGAAATTTTCCTGCTTGTCTCTGCATCTGTCTTGGCTTTTCCGTTCGCCGTGCCGCGCGATCGCCGGGCGACCACTGTGGTCGTT
The Burkholderia contaminans genome window above contains:
- a CDS encoding DUF6573 family protein; translation: MKNTFRAVSDADSVDIPAGIARSARYSRAVAIAEREIVPVPQEFANECRFRVPVAMTSSAWEECVEWAEAGTSDVVWDVLFAALGAIRSKTSKARSADFAVLRVATGQSEATPVSLRAEVEADDEGQPALTIYLASE